In the genome of Nomascus leucogenys isolate Asia chromosome 12, Asia_NLE_v1, whole genome shotgun sequence, the window ATGCAGATTTCGGCTTCAATGGATATGAAATGGTAACACATTTCATtgaaaagatgttttttaaagaaatcaaagtgACTTCAACCAAATTCCAAAAAACGGATCCCGCTTACATGGAAACTTTGGCCTCAGCGAAGGACATTGTTTTACACCTCCAAACCATCTTCAGCTTCCCACAGCCTACGTACTCAACATAGCCTATTTGCTATAGATGATCGATCATTCCACAACCCCAGCTCTGATAACTCTCAGGTAGTTAAAGTATAAAGTAAAAGAACTTTGAGGAGGGGTATgaagggaagggagggtggggtgtgggatgCACAGGGCATCCCTAAAGAAGCAGAAGTGCACACACTCACTTGGGTTTGAAACTAAAGTGAAGGAAAACATCTCCTCAAAGCTCCAGACAAAGAGACGCTTTCACATGGGGACATTAGTCTTTGAGGAGGGGCCAAATGAACCCTTTAGGAGCTTGACAATGCTAGACCTTTGGCTCAGTGCAAAATCAAAGCTCCAGGGGGGGAGGAAATATATTCCAGGCCGGGACCTGATCTCCACCCTTCCCAGTGCATTGTTCACAGGAACTAACTCTACCCACCAACACCCGACACCACCAGGCTGTTCGGattctcccccttcctccctctggcTTGCAGCAGCTCCTCCCTGGCAGCAGTCGAAGCCCAGAGATTTTTTTCCAAACACTGGGGTGGCGAGCAACCAAGTAAAGAGCGCTTCCGGTGGGTGGACAGCTTCCAGTTCTAGGAAGAAGAGTTGACGTTTCCAGAAGACATAATGGTCTCTGGGTTGTCCCCATCGTCCTTCTGGGGGTGGGAGGAATTGTCCGATTTGCTGCGGCTGAATTCCATGCCGGCGATGATGGGTCGCTTGAATTTGCCAGCAGAGTCTCCGCTCGGGCACTTGCAGCAGGACATGATCCGGATGAAGGCCCGACGCATCTCCTTGTTGGTCAGAGTGTAAATGATGGGGTTGGTGCCGGAGTTGAGCACAGCTAACACCAGGAAGTACTCCGCTCTGAAGAGGATGTCGCAGGTCTTCACCTTGCAGCCCACATCCAGCAGGAGCAGGATGAAGAGCGGTGCCCAGCAGGCGATGAAGACGCTCAGGACGATAATTACGGTCTTGAGCAGCGCCAGCGACTTCTCAGAGCTGCGACTGGCCTTGGAAATGTTCTTGCGGAAAGTCAGGCGGCGGCTTCGAGTCCTGACCAAGGAGTAGATCCTGCAGTACAGAATGACGATGGAGAGCAGAAGCAGAGTGAAGACCGTGGTGCAGAAGAGGATATAGTGCTTGTGGTAGAGCGGCAGCACGGTGGAGCAGCTGGACAGCGCACTGATGCAGTTCCAGCCCATGATGGGCAGGCCACCCAGGATGAGGGAGATGACCCAGCAGGCGCTGATCAGCAGGAAGAGGCGGAAGTTATTGCTCCCGTTGTGGAGTTTCATTTTCAGCATTGTGATATAGCGCTCAATGGCGATGGCGAGGAGACTGAACACGGAGGCTGACAGGGCCACAAACATACTCCCTTCCCGCAGAAACCACTGGGCGGGAGTGAGCTTGTAGGTGGTGGCCCCAGACAAGAGCAGGTTAGCTGTGTAGGCTACTCCTGCCAACAGGTCTGAGAGGGCCAGATTGCCAATAAAATAGTACATGGGTCGGTGGAATTTCTTGGTTTTCCAAATGGTCAGCAAGACAAAGATGTTCTCCAGGATGATAAAGCAGCAGATGAGAATGAACACCACCGAGGTCAGTTTAATGCTGTTCTCCTTGTCCGCGCTGATATTCAGCTTTCCTGTGTAGTTGTAATGCCGGACGATGATATCATAGTTGACGTAGTCAGAGACCGAGCTGCGGTGGGCCTTGACCAGCGGGACGCTGGTGGACCCCATAGTGCCAATCCTGTGTCCCCAGGAAGCCGGGGTGGCGCTACTCCAGACGAACGCTAGAGGGCGAGGCGAGAGAGCCTTCACTGGCTGCAGGGGTGGTTCGATGAGTGATCCAGGCTTTTTGTGTAGCTTTTCCTTGGCTGGAGAGGGCCTCAGAAACCGCAGCCTTAAACAAGTCAGAGGAGAGAGTCAGGGAAAGAGCCACAGCATACTGGCATAATTCATTCTAGCTAAGGCACTGCTCCAATTGtgttgttgttgatttgttttaaagaaacttgGGGAGAGCTCAGggagagagatttttttaaaaaaatccaactatctttttttcttccttttctttcttttttcaaaaaaggaagagggggaagaaaaagagagggagaaactCTATGGCCACATTCACTCAAAGGGAAATGGGaattatgatgttggctgtgggctgacaaaaaaaaaaagatgatgaaaagGAAAACGGAGTGGGAGGAATGGGAAACCTAGAGAACACACCCCATTTTAACTCCACTCCTGCCTTCTCACCACCCCACACCCCCTCAACCCGGGATTTCCAGCCATGAGATTCTCTGAAGCAGTCACCAGCTCAGCTGCACGCTCAATACCAGCCCACGTCTCTCCTCAGAAAAGACTCAACAGCCAGTCAGGGCGAAGACACACACCTCTGTCCCCCa includes:
- the S1PR1 gene encoding sphingosine 1-phosphate receptor 1, translated to MGSTSVPLVKAHRSSVSDYVNYDIIVRHYNYTGKLNISADKENSIKLTSVVFILICCFIILENIFVLLTIWKTKKFHRPMYYFIGNLALSDLLAGVAYTANLLLSGATTYKLTPAQWFLREGSMFVALSASVFSLLAIAIERYITMLKMKLHNGSNNFRLFLLISACWVISLILGGLPIMGWNCISALSSCSTVLPLYHKHYILFCTTVFTLLLLSIVILYCRIYSLVRTRSRRLTFRKNISKASRSSEKSLALLKTVIIVLSVFIACWAPLFILLLLDVGCKVKTCDILFRAEYFLVLAVLNSGTNPIIYTLTNKEMRRAFIRIMSCCKCPSGDSAGKFKRPIIAGMEFSRSKSDNSSHPQKDDGDNPETIMSSGNVNSSS